Proteins encoded by one window of Engraulis encrasicolus isolate BLACKSEA-1 chromosome 21, IST_EnEncr_1.0, whole genome shotgun sequence:
- the si:cabz01074946.1 gene encoding SLAM family member 9, with protein sequence MVMFLVAIFHLFGTLRCHSEPVHIIAYEGESVTLPSGRNSSWNLSRIQWSIFNNITFIATLRSGERNTNHFERYRGRLTLDTTTGDLHMSGLRGDDSRLYSVLLMAGDGQENHEVNLEVREQLPVPHLTIKVATVHDGHCRAEVRCDPQRAGLSISWQSTNSTTKYYQRLDGNDSVLYAEVQEYSTGNFTCFLSDGLRHEKNITEGTCQLKDRHHHYLTACLLSLGPGLIFLVYRLQKISGGYSTS encoded by the exons ATGGTGATGTTTTTGGTGGCAATTTTTCATCTGTTTGGAACTCTCCGGTGTCACTCAG AGCCAGTCCACATCATCGCATACGAGGGAGAGTCGGTGACTTTACCATCGGGCAGGAACTCGTCCTGGAACCTCAGCCGCATCCAGTGGTCCATATTCAACAACATAACGTTCATAGCCACCCTCAGAAGCGGCGAACGGAATACCAACCACTTCGAGAGGTACAGGGGCCGACTGACCCTCGACACCACCACCGGAGACCTTCACATGAGCGGCCTGAGAGGAGACGACTCCAGGCTATATTCGGTTCTCCTGATGGCAGGCGACGGACAGGAAAACCACGAGGTCAACCTTGAAGTTCGAG AACAACTACCTGTGCCACATTTAACCATCAAGGTGGCCACGGTACACGATGGGCATTGCAGGGCTGAGGTGAGGTGCGACCCACAGCGGGCTGGTCTTAGCATCTCATGGCAGTCAACGAACTCTACAACCAAATACTATCAACGATTGGATGGCAACGATTCAGTCCTGTATGCAGAGGTACAAGAATACAGCACAGGAAACTTTACCTGTTTTCTCAGCGATGGCTTACGTCATGAAAAAAACATAACAGAGGGAACATGTCAAT TAAAAGACCGTCATCATCACTACCTAACTGCATGTTTGCTGAGTTTGGGGCCTGGACTTATTTTTCTAGTATACAG ATTACAGAAGATATCAGGAG GTTACAGCACCTCTTGA
- the LOC134437295 gene encoding SLAM family member 5-like, which translates to MHREMFQRRSLTVSSTRVLALILLQGVCVWSVKIHTVNAVLGGSVVLPSEHRREDVKSADWLINNTIIVEYVNNNEPVYKAKGQIKGSFKMNSHNLSLAISNIRQEHNGEFQLTGIDKRGTQISTTTFKLLVHESTLKVHITQEPPVRLNNTCTITLTCNASGPPGATFSWSGHRTGNDASVQFSLKPEDGSVRMKCSAQRNPNEKDEQEVIIKCANTTNGTAPIVVVTLAPPTDTDILWWYVYHIAIPAAGGLCLLILSIAVGVCYCKKKNAEGNEDNTCYADITIGRKDNPQLQGQLLDHT; encoded by the exons GCGTGTGTGTCTGGAGTGTGAAGATTCACACAGTGAATGCTGTGCTCGGAGGATCGGTGGTCCTGCCATCCGAACACCGGAGAGAAGATGTGAAATCTGCAGACTGGTTGATTAACAACACCATAATTGTAGAATACGTTAACAATAATGAACCGGTATATAAAGCAAAGGGCCAAATAAAAGGAAGCTTCAAAATGAACTCTCACAATCTTAGCTTGGCTATTAGTAATATAAGGCAAGAACATAATGGAGAGTTCCAGTTAACAGGCATAGACAAAAGGGGTACACAGATATCTACAACAACATTTAAACTACTTGTTCATG AGTCTACTCTGAAGGTGCACATCACACAGGAGCCGCCTGTTCGTCTGAACAACACCTGCACGATCACCTTGACCTGCAATGCCAGTGGTCCACCTGGAGCAACATTCTCCTGGAGTGGCCATCGCACAGGGAACGACGCCAGTGTGCAGTTCTCTCTTAAACCAGAAGATGGCAGTGTCAGGATGAAGTGTTCAGCACAAAGAAACCCTAACGAAAAGGATGAACAAGAAGTGATCATCAAGTGTGCCAACACCACAAATGGCACTGCGCCAATTGTTGTCGTCACCTTGGCTCCACCTACTG ACACAGACATCTTGTGGTGGTACGTGTATCACATCGCCATTCCTGCAGCGGGTGGCTTATGCCTTCTGATCCTGAGTATAGCAGTTGGTGTGTGCTACTGCAAGAAAAAGAATG CTGAAGGGAATGAGGACAACACCTGCTACGCTGATATAACTATCGGACGGAAAGATAACCCTCAG CTGCAAGGTCAGCTCCTTGACCACACCTGA